The following are encoded in a window of Methylicorpusculum oleiharenae genomic DNA:
- a CDS encoding efflux RND transporter permease subunit produces the protein MTAKFIHRPVLSIVISILITLMGLLSLFQLPVTQFPDIAPPEVNVTTKFIGANAEACVKAVVTPLERAINGVPGMAYMSSVSGNDGVSVIQIIFKAGTDPEVASVNVQNRVASVLDELPEEAIKSGVIVEKVQNSMLLYVNILSNDPTLDEKFLYNFTDINVLRELKRIEGVGFADIMGAREYAMRIWLKPDKLLMYNISPTEVIEKLRAHNVEAAPGKIGESSGRDGQSLQYILKYTGKHNTQEAYENMVLSAKDDGEMLRLKDVAEVAFDSQDYDVLSKENGQPSAAIMLKQRPGSNAKEVISNIKATMAEIKANSFPPGMDYSLSYDVSEFLDASIHEVIKTLVEAFVLVALVVFIFLQDVRSTIIPILAVPVSLVGTFFFMNLMGFSLNLITLFALVLAIGIVVDNAIVVIEAVHAKMEHSRVGPMKATEQAMREISGAIIAITLVMSAVFLPVSFMEGPTGIFYRQFSLTMAFSIVLSGITALTLTPALCALFLKNSHHDEHQKKSGLQKLFAGFNHWYDGLAANYKKLISAIANRRVITFGLLLAFSAGAGLIGINVPSGFIPQEDQGTIYANITTPSGATLERTEKVVNEVQKIASAVDGVNSVSSLAGFSVLSDGTGAVYGMNLISLKNWEQRSVSDKDVISTLEEKTRHIKDAGIEFFTPPPVPGYGNSSGFEMRLLDKTSGSLEQLQKVADAFVEELNKRPEIVNAFTTFNTRFPQFVLHIDGDKAAQKGVTADNAMSTLQTLIGSEYATNFIRFGQMYKVMVQALPEYRAEPDDLMKLYIKNEAGKMVPFSAFLHVEKVYGPEQVTRYNMYTSAMINGQPAEGYSSGEAIAAIKAVAAQKLPKGFGYDWAGSSRDQAQTGNQAIYIFVICLVFVYLLLAAQYESFLLPMPVILSLPIGIFGALFMLWVMGLENNIYAQIAMIMLIGILGKNAILIIEFATLQHRLGKTPLEAAIEGAALRLRPILMTSFAFIAGLIPLMFSSGAGEIGNNTIGSAAAGGMIFGTLFGVIVIPGLYVVFANIAEKYHRRGKKEEAPFTETI, from the coding sequence ATGACTGCCAAATTTATTCATCGCCCCGTATTATCTATCGTCATATCCATTTTAATCACCTTGATGGGGTTGTTGTCATTATTCCAACTGCCCGTTACCCAGTTTCCCGATATTGCTCCTCCCGAAGTCAACGTGACGACCAAGTTTATCGGCGCTAATGCTGAAGCCTGCGTCAAAGCAGTGGTCACGCCACTTGAACGCGCTATCAACGGCGTACCTGGGATGGCCTATATGTCGTCCGTGTCTGGAAATGATGGCGTCAGTGTTATCCAGATTATTTTTAAAGCCGGTACCGATCCAGAAGTCGCCTCCGTCAACGTACAAAACCGTGTGGCATCGGTATTGGATGAATTGCCTGAAGAAGCGATCAAATCAGGGGTCATTGTCGAGAAAGTGCAAAACAGTATGTTGCTGTACGTCAATATTCTCAGTAATGACCCCACGCTGGATGAAAAATTTCTCTACAACTTTACCGACATCAATGTGTTGCGGGAGCTTAAAAGGATCGAAGGCGTCGGTTTCGCTGATATCATGGGAGCGAGGGAATATGCGATGCGTATTTGGCTAAAGCCTGACAAATTGCTGATGTACAACATCTCGCCTACTGAGGTCATTGAAAAATTGAGGGCTCATAACGTCGAGGCCGCACCAGGCAAAATAGGTGAAAGTTCTGGCCGTGATGGACAGTCCCTGCAATACATTTTGAAATACACCGGCAAGCATAATACCCAGGAAGCTTACGAAAACATGGTCCTGAGCGCTAAGGATGACGGCGAGATGTTACGGCTGAAAGACGTAGCGGAAGTGGCTTTCGATTCGCAAGATTACGATGTACTTTCCAAGGAAAACGGCCAACCTTCCGCCGCTATCATGTTGAAACAGCGGCCCGGCAGTAATGCTAAGGAAGTGATCAGCAACATCAAAGCGACCATGGCGGAAATCAAAGCCAACTCGTTTCCACCGGGTATGGATTACAGTTTGAGTTATGACGTATCCGAGTTTCTGGATGCGTCCATCCATGAGGTGATTAAAACGCTGGTGGAAGCGTTCGTATTAGTCGCCTTGGTGGTCTTTATTTTCTTACAGGATGTGCGCTCCACCATCATCCCCATTTTAGCGGTCCCGGTATCGCTAGTCGGAACCTTTTTCTTCATGAATCTGATGGGTTTTTCACTCAATCTCATCACCCTGTTTGCGTTGGTACTGGCGATTGGCATTGTCGTTGACAATGCTATTGTGGTTATTGAAGCCGTGCATGCCAAGATGGAACACTCCCGTGTCGGACCTATGAAAGCTACGGAGCAAGCCATGCGCGAAATCAGCGGGGCGATTATTGCGATTACGCTGGTGATGTCGGCGGTTTTTTTACCTGTGTCTTTTATGGAGGGCCCTACCGGGATATTTTACCGGCAGTTTTCCTTGACCATGGCGTTTTCGATTGTTTTGTCCGGCATTACCGCGTTAACCCTGACACCGGCACTTTGCGCCTTGTTTCTTAAAAATAGCCATCACGATGAACACCAAAAAAAATCCGGCTTGCAGAAACTGTTTGCCGGATTTAATCACTGGTATGACGGACTTGCCGCGAACTACAAGAAGCTGATCAGTGCGATAGCCAATCGCAGGGTCATCACTTTTGGTCTATTGCTGGCTTTTTCGGCGGGGGCCGGACTGATAGGTATCAATGTGCCTTCGGGCTTTATTCCTCAAGAGGATCAAGGCACCATTTACGCCAATATCACCACACCTTCCGGGGCCACACTGGAACGGACTGAAAAAGTCGTGAATGAGGTGCAAAAAATTGCATCCGCTGTCGATGGTGTGAATTCGGTTTCAAGTCTAGCCGGCTTCAGTGTGCTTTCCGATGGTACCGGTGCGGTGTACGGTATGAATCTGATCAGTCTTAAAAATTGGGAACAAAGATCCGTTTCCGATAAAGACGTTATCAGCACTCTGGAAGAAAAAACTCGACACATCAAAGATGCCGGCATCGAATTTTTTACGCCGCCTCCGGTGCCAGGCTACGGTAACTCCAGTGGCTTTGAAATGCGCTTACTGGATAAAACCAGTGGCAGTCTCGAACAATTGCAGAAAGTAGCTGACGCATTTGTTGAAGAACTCAACAAACGCCCTGAAATCGTCAATGCCTTTACGACTTTCAACACTCGTTTTCCGCAATTTGTCCTGCACATCGATGGCGATAAGGCCGCTCAAAAAGGCGTCACGGCCGACAATGCCATGAGCACCTTGCAAACCCTGATTGGCAGCGAATATGCGACCAATTTCATCCGTTTTGGTCAGATGTACAAAGTCATGGTGCAGGCACTGCCTGAATATCGTGCGGAACCGGATGATTTGATGAAGTTGTATATTAAAAATGAGGCCGGCAAGATGGTGCCGTTTTCCGCCTTTCTGCACGTCGAAAAAGTCTACGGCCCGGAGCAGGTAACGCGCTACAACATGTACACGTCGGCGATGATCAATGGCCAACCCGCAGAAGGCTATAGCAGTGGTGAGGCCATCGCGGCGATCAAAGCCGTGGCGGCACAAAAACTACCGAAAGGCTTTGGTTACGACTGGGCGGGATCATCCAGAGATCAGGCACAAACGGGTAATCAGGCTATTTACATTTTCGTGATATGTCTGGTATTCGTTTATCTGCTCCTGGCCGCGCAATACGAAAGCTTTCTATTACCCATGCCCGTCATTCTGTCTTTGCCCATCGGGATCTTTGGTGCTTTATTCATGCTTTGGGTGATGGGCCTGGAAAACAACATCTATGCACAAATTGCCATGATCATGTTAATAGGCATTCTGGGGAAAAATGCCATTTTGATCATTGAGTTTGCCACCTTGCAGCACAGACTGGGAAAGACACCATTAGAGGCAGCTATTGAAGGTGCAGCATTACGTTTACGGCCTATTTTAATGACTTCATTTGCCTTTATTGCCGGCTTGATTCCTCTGATGTTTTCCTCCGGTGCCGGCGAAATCGGCAACAACACCATTGGCTCCGCAGCAGCCGGGGGTATGATTTTTGGAACCCTATTCGGGGTCATTGTGATTCCGGGCTTATACGTAGTATTTGCCAACATTGCCGAAAAATATCATCGTCGAGGCAAAAAAGAAGAAGCCCCCTTTACTGAGACTATTTGA
- a CDS encoding efflux transporter outer membrane subunit: MKRKIYCSVAIPLFSFAFSGCSLNTDLAIPEQPIPVSFQGKSYTTSIANIDWRQYFSDTLLLKLIDTAIGNNHDLQIALQRIESSRSSVKLANAAMLPQVSLNVGGGVRKFGLYTMDGAGNATTEIRPGQLVPENLTDIYLGLQSSWEIDVWGKLENQRKAAVSNYLSSIEGTNFVISNLVADVAIYYNELLALDNELDIVQQTIRKQQEALEIIKLQKEAGRANELAVQQFLAQLLETQVLEDQVLQQISEAENQINFLLGRYPQPIERAKSVFFEAGPQVTLSGIPSQLLTNRPDIREAEFQVEASKFDLKAAKAAFYPNFNITASLGFQAFNPEFLFTSPASLAYSLAGNLVAPIINMKSLEAAFNTAQANQLTAMYHYQKTILNAYVEVANQLSSIKSLKIISTLKKQQSEALTESVEASNALYKAARASYLEVLIAQQSALQSNLELINVIKRQRMATITIYKALGGGWK; encoded by the coding sequence ATGAAACGTAAAATTTATTGCAGTGTTGCCATTCCTTTATTTTCATTCGCTTTCAGTGGTTGTTCACTCAATACCGATCTGGCTATCCCTGAACAGCCAATACCTGTAAGTTTTCAAGGTAAGTCGTATACCACGAGCATTGCCAACATTGACTGGCGGCAATACTTCAGCGATACGCTGTTGTTAAAGTTGATCGATACGGCCATCGGCAATAATCATGATCTGCAAATAGCCTTGCAACGCATTGAATCATCACGCTCCAGCGTAAAATTGGCTAATGCGGCCATGTTGCCCCAAGTCAGTTTGAATGTCGGCGGTGGCGTGCGTAAGTTTGGGCTTTACACCATGGACGGTGCCGGTAATGCGACGACTGAAATCAGGCCTGGCCAACTCGTTCCCGAAAATTTGACTGACATCTACCTGGGTCTACAGTCATCTTGGGAGATCGATGTTTGGGGCAAGTTGGAAAACCAGCGCAAAGCGGCCGTTTCAAACTACTTATCCAGCATTGAAGGTACCAATTTCGTCATTTCCAATCTGGTGGCCGATGTCGCTATTTACTACAACGAACTGTTGGCCTTGGATAATGAACTGGATATTGTCCAACAGACCATCAGAAAACAGCAGGAAGCTCTGGAGATCATCAAACTGCAGAAAGAAGCTGGCCGAGCCAATGAATTAGCCGTACAGCAATTCCTCGCCCAATTACTGGAAACGCAAGTGCTGGAAGATCAGGTACTGCAACAAATCAGTGAAGCTGAAAATCAGATCAACTTCTTGTTGGGGCGTTATCCTCAGCCAATTGAACGAGCGAAATCCGTTTTTTTCGAAGCCGGTCCGCAAGTCACTTTATCAGGGATTCCATCTCAATTATTAACCAATCGGCCTGATATTCGTGAAGCGGAATTTCAGGTCGAGGCCAGCAAATTTGACTTAAAGGCAGCCAAGGCAGCCTTTTATCCGAACTTCAATATCACGGCCAGTTTGGGCTTTCAGGCCTTCAATCCTGAATTTTTATTTACTTCACCCGCGTCATTGGCTTATTCCTTAGCCGGTAATCTGGTTGCGCCCATTATCAATATGAAATCATTGGAAGCCGCTTTCAATACCGCGCAAGCCAATCAGTTGACGGCCATGTATCATTATCAGAAAACCATTCTGAATGCCTATGTCGAGGTAGCCAACCAACTTTCCAGCATTAAGAGTCTGAAAATAATCAGCACGCTAAAGAAGCAGCAAAGCGAAGCATTGACAGAATCGGTCGAAGCATCCAACGCGCTTTACAAAGCAGCCAGGGCCAGCTATTTAGAGGTGCTCATTGCACAACAAAGTGCTTTGCAATCTAATCTTGAATTAATTAATGTCATCAAACGGCAACGAATGGCGACTATCACTATTTACAAGGCCTTGGGGGGCGGCTGGAAGTAA